From one Triticum urartu cultivar G1812 chromosome 3, Tu2.1, whole genome shotgun sequence genomic stretch:
- the LOC125549252 gene encoding eukaryotic peptide chain release factor subunit 1-2-like, whose translation MISLIVPPRDQVCRVTKLLGDEHGTASNIKRRVNRQSVLAAITSAQQKLKLYNRVPTNGLVLYTGTILTDEGKEKKVSIDFEPFRPVNAFMYLCDNKFHTEALHEMLESDDKFGFIVMDGNGTLFGTLSDNTREVLHKFSVDLPKKHGRGGQSTLRFSRLRVETRHNYVRRTAELATRFFIDPATSQPNVSGLILAGCADLKTELSQSDLFDQRLAAKILKVVTVSHGGEDGFNQAIEISAEVLSNVKFIQEKRLMGKYFEEISQDTGKYVSGVDDTMSALEMGAVETLIVWENLDINRYILKNSATEETVVKHFDEAQEADQSNFKDKATSAVLEVVERTVLLEWFAENYWQFGCALELITNNTEQGSQFCSGYGGIGGILRYRVDLNAYEDPSDEEYDEGFEEQSTETPVNSVREEPAVAWNQNAPRQEAEASTSSSRKN comes from the coding sequence ATGATATCGCTGATCGTGCCACCCCGTGATCAGGTATGTCGAGTCACCAAGCTGTTGGGTGATGAACATGGGACCGCCTCAAACATCAAGAGGAGAGTCAACAGGCAGTCTGTCTTGGCAGCTATTACCTCTGCCCAGCAAAAGTTGAAGCTGTACAATCGAGTTCCCACCAATGGATTGGTGCTTTACACCGGAACCATCCTCACCGATGAGGGGAAAGAAAAGAAGGTCAGCATTGATTTTGAGCCATTCAGGCCAGTTAATGCGTTCATGTATCTCTGTGACAACAAGTTCCACACCGAGGCACTGCATGAGATGCTCGAGTCCGATGATAAGTTTGGCTTCATTGTCATGGACGGTAATGGAACGCTGTTTGGAACCCTGAGTGACAACACTAGGGAGGTTCTACACAAGTTCTCTGTTGATCTCCCAAAGAAGCATGGCCGAGGAGGGCAGTCAACACTTCGCTTTTCCCGCCTGCGCGTGGAGACCCGGCACAACTATGTGCGCAGGACGGCTGAGCTTGCTACTAGATTCTTCATTGACCCTGCCACTAGCCAGCCAAATGTTTCTGGTCTCATTCTAGCTGGTTGCGCTGACCTCAAGACTGAATTGAGTCAATCTGACCTGTTTGATCAGCGCTTGGCAGCCAAGATACTGAAGGTTGTCACTGTCTCTCATGGTGGAGAGGATGGCTTCAACCAGGCCATTGAGATATCTGCTGAAGTCCTTTCCAATGTCAAGTTCATCCAAGAAAAAAGGTTGATGGGAAAGTACTTTGAGGAGATAAGCCAAGACACTGGGAAGTATGTTTCTGGTGTGGATGACACCATGTCTGCCCTTGAAATGGGTGCAGTTGAAACACTGATTGTGTGGGAAAATCTTGATATCAATAGATACATCTTGAAGAATTCTGCTACCGAAGAAACTGTGGTAAAGCACTTCGACGAGGCACAGGAGGCAGATCAGAGCAACTTCAAAGATAAGGCGACATCGGCAGTGTTGGAGGTGGTTGAGAGGACCGTGCTGCTGGAGTGGTTTGCCGAAAACTATTGGCAGTTTGGTTGTGCGCTGGAGCTCATCACGAACAATACGGAGCAAGGATCTCAGTTCTGTTCGGGCTATGGTGGGATAGGAGGGATCCTCCGCTACCGGGTTGACTTGAACGCTTACGAAGACCCATCTGATGAGGAGTATGATGAAGGCTTTGAGGAGCAATCTACTGAAACTCCAGTGAATTCAGTCCGGGAGGAGCCTGCCGTAGCCTGGAACCAGAACGCTCCGCGACAGGAGGCCGAGGCATCTACAAGCTCATCCAGGAAAAATTAA